A single region of the Acidobacteriota bacterium genome encodes:
- a CDS encoding exodeoxyribonuclease VII small subunit, with protein sequence MDDPTIKDFESALAELETIVQTLEDGQLTLEQSLERFERGITLSRYCHERLEAAEKRIELLNERGELRPAPEGLEAPDAVAAGDDD encoded by the coding sequence ATGGATGACCCGACCATCAAGGACTTCGAATCGGCGCTCGCCGAGCTGGAGACCATCGTGCAGACGCTCGAGGACGGCCAGCTCACCCTGGAGCAGTCACTGGAACGGTTCGAGCGGGGCATCACGCTCTCCCGTTACTGTCACGAGCGGCTCGAAGCGGCGGAGAAGCGCATCGAACTGCTTAACGAGCGAGGCGAGCTGCGGCCGGCGCCGGAAGGGCTCGAAGCACCCGACGCGGTCGCGGCCGGCGACGACGACTGA
- a CDS encoding TIGR00282 family metallophosphoesterase — protein sequence MASTTLLFIGDIVGKPGRRIIRQAVPPLVVRHGVDLVVANVENAAGGNGITREIAEALRDDGIDVMTSGNHIWDKKEAIHYIDDEPRLLRPANYPDGVPGRGRYVATTGSGVRVGVVNVMGRIFMNALDNPFRVVRDEIAAVRAEGARIVFVDFHAETTSEKQALAWHLDGEVTAVVGTHTHVQTADARILPKGTAYLTDVGMTGPHDSIIGVEPGPAIRRFLDGMPAKFETARGNPRLNAVLVTADDDTGRSRAIERLDLSADDVDALETTPS from the coding sequence ATGGCGTCGACCACCCTGCTCTTCATCGGCGATATCGTCGGCAAGCCGGGACGGCGGATCATCCGTCAGGCGGTACCGCCGCTGGTCGTTCGCCACGGCGTCGACCTGGTGGTCGCCAATGTCGAGAATGCCGCCGGTGGCAATGGGATCACGCGTGAGATCGCCGAGGCGCTCCGCGACGACGGCATCGACGTGATGACGAGCGGCAACCACATCTGGGACAAGAAGGAAGCGATTCACTACATCGACGACGAGCCCCGGCTGCTCCGTCCCGCGAACTACCCGGACGGCGTCCCGGGGCGCGGGCGCTACGTCGCCACCACCGGCTCCGGTGTGCGGGTAGGCGTCGTCAACGTCATGGGACGCATCTTCATGAACGCGCTCGACAATCCGTTTCGGGTCGTCCGCGACGAGATCGCCGCCGTCCGGGCCGAGGGGGCGCGGATCGTCTTCGTCGACTTCCACGCCGAGACGACATCGGAGAAGCAGGCCCTGGCGTGGCACCTCGACGGCGAAGTGACCGCCGTGGTCGGAACCCACACCCATGTGCAGACGGCCGACGCACGCATCCTGCCGAAGGGGACGGCGTACCTGACCGACGTCGGCATGACCGGCCCGCACGACTCGATCATCGGCGTCGAGCCGGGGCCGGCTATTAGGCGCTTTCTCGACGGTATGCCGGCGAAGTTCGAGACCGCGCGGGGGAATCCGAGGTTGAACGCCGTACTCGTCACCGCCGACGACGATACGGGCCGCTCGCGGGCGATTGAACGGCTCGACCTGTCGGCCGACGACGTCGACGCGCTGGAGACCACCCCGTCATGA
- a CDS encoding polyprenyl synthetase family protein: MVRAAAREDFGTYAQSARAAIDAELDRLLPIPPACPPLIAEAVRYSIFAGGKRLRPLLTLAAADSVCPAGMAPDDATVLPASCAVEMIHTYSLIHDDLPSMDDDTLRRGRPTAHVVYGEGIAVLAGDALLTEAFGVLARYPAADGPHDDDLRVRKLRTIGRIAQAVGAEGMVGGQAIDLLATGKGAVSLDADGLRTMHAKKTGALIRAAAVAGATLGGGADDAVAAVDAYATHVGLAFQIVDDILDVEGVSEHLGKTKGKDAAADKPTYPALFGIDESRRLAARSVEAACAALDAASLQGHLATIAERVLSRTR, from the coding sequence ATGGTGCGAGCAGCCGCACGGGAGGATTTCGGGACGTACGCGCAGTCGGCGCGCGCGGCGATCGACGCCGAACTCGACCGGCTGCTGCCCATACCCCCCGCCTGCCCGCCGCTGATCGCCGAGGCCGTCCGCTACAGCATCTTTGCCGGCGGCAAGCGCCTCCGTCCCTTATTGACCCTCGCCGCCGCCGACAGCGTGTGCCCGGCCGGCATGGCGCCGGACGACGCCACCGTGCTCCCGGCCAGCTGCGCCGTCGAAATGATCCACACCTACTCGCTCATCCATGACGACCTGCCGTCGATGGATGACGACACGCTCCGGCGCGGTCGTCCAACCGCGCACGTCGTCTACGGCGAAGGCATTGCCGTGCTGGCCGGCGACGCGCTGCTGACCGAGGCGTTCGGCGTGCTGGCGCGCTACCCGGCAGCCGACGGACCGCATGACGACGACCTGCGCGTCCGCAAGCTCCGAACCATCGGCCGCATTGCGCAGGCGGTTGGGGCGGAGGGAATGGTGGGCGGACAGGCGATCGATCTACTGGCCACCGGCAAAGGCGCCGTCTCCCTGGATGCCGACGGACTCCGCACCATGCATGCGAAGAAGACCGGCGCATTGATCCGTGCCGCCGCCGTGGCAGGCGCCACCCTCGGCGGCGGCGCCGACGACGCGGTCGCCGCCGTGGACGCCTACGCCACCCACGTGGGCCTCGCGTTCCAGATCGTCGACGACATCCTCGATGTCGAGGGAGTCTCCGAGCACCTCGGCAAGACAAAGGGCAAGGACGCCGCCGCCGACAAGCCAACGTACCCGGCGCTGTTCGGCATCGACGAGTCGCGCCGGCTCGCCGCCCGCTCCGTCGAGGCCGCCTGCGCCGCCCTCGACGCGGCCAGCCTCCAGGGCCATCTCGCCACGATCGCCGAACGCGTCCTGAGCCGCACCCGGTGA
- a CDS encoding exodeoxyribonuclease VII large subunit, producing the protein MTERLPFDDAAPAPSIAPAAASRPRRQVLTVSQLTTQIRRKLESAYPTVWVEGELSNVRPWRTGHVYFTLKDGNAQIRGVMFRSAVHTLRFEPEDGLHVVARGRVTVYEPKGEYQLVAEHFEPAGVGARQLAFDQLRQRLEREGLFAAERKRALPMLPRRIGVVTSLDGAALRDILTVLRRRFPTAQVVISPARVQGDGAAAELVGALNRLARVSRLDVVIVGRGGGSTEDLWEFNDERLARAIAACPVPVISAVGHETDFTITDFVADIRAPTPSAAAEIVVARKVDLDGRVARGADRLVQAARDAARRRRDLVERARTSPGMASWPARITLRHRQVEELTDRLGDGARDLISERARQTRVLRQRLDQLDVGVRLARVRAALALAAERLAGAAEGRAASGRRRLERVAAQLAALSPLAVLARGYAVCWNDDRTAIVRRARDVRAGETVRVTLHEGELRCGVREISEGAQHG; encoded by the coding sequence ATGACCGAACGCCTGCCGTTCGATGACGCGGCGCCCGCACCCTCCATCGCGCCGGCCGCGGCATCGCGCCCGCGCCGGCAAGTGCTGACCGTCAGCCAACTGACAACCCAGATCCGCCGGAAGCTGGAGTCGGCCTACCCGACCGTCTGGGTCGAAGGCGAGCTGTCGAACGTCCGACCCTGGCGGACCGGCCACGTTTACTTCACGCTGAAGGACGGGAACGCGCAGATCCGCGGCGTGATGTTCCGCTCGGCGGTCCACACTCTCCGGTTCGAGCCGGAGGACGGGTTGCACGTGGTCGCGCGCGGGCGCGTCACCGTCTACGAGCCGAAGGGCGAGTACCAGCTCGTCGCCGAGCACTTCGAGCCGGCGGGGGTCGGCGCGCGGCAGCTCGCCTTCGATCAGCTTCGCCAGCGGCTCGAACGGGAAGGCCTGTTCGCCGCGGAGCGGAAACGGGCCCTGCCGATGCTGCCGCGGCGAATCGGCGTTGTCACGTCGCTCGACGGCGCGGCCCTCCGCGACATTCTGACGGTGCTCCGACGCCGCTTCCCGACCGCACAGGTCGTGATTAGCCCGGCCCGCGTGCAGGGCGACGGTGCGGCGGCCGAGCTGGTGGGGGCGCTCAACCGGCTGGCCCGCGTTTCGCGGCTCGATGTCGTCATCGTCGGCCGGGGCGGCGGCTCGACGGAAGACCTCTGGGAGTTCAACGACGAGAGGCTCGCGCGCGCCATCGCCGCCTGCCCGGTGCCGGTCATCTCGGCCGTGGGCCACGAAACCGACTTCACGATCACCGACTTCGTCGCGGACATCCGGGCCCCCACCCCCTCCGCCGCAGCGGAGATCGTCGTCGCACGAAAGGTGGACCTTGACGGGCGCGTGGCGCGCGGCGCCGATCGCCTCGTCCAAGCCGCGCGCGACGCCGCTCGACGCCGCCGCGACCTCGTGGAGCGGGCCCGGACCAGCCCCGGAATGGCGTCCTGGCCGGCGCGGATCACACTTCGCCATCGGCAGGTCGAGGAGCTGACGGACCGGCTGGGCGACGGCGCGCGCGACCTGATCTCGGAGCGCGCCCGGCAGACCCGGGTACTCCGCCAGCGGCTCGACCAGCTCGATGTCGGCGTTCGTCTCGCCCGGGTCCGCGCCGCACTGGCGTTGGCGGCCGAACGGTTGGCCGGCGCCGCCGAAGGCCGGGCCGCGAGCGGCCGCCGCCGCCTCGAACGTGTCGCGGCGCAGCTAGCCGCGCTCAGTCCGCTCGCCGTGCTGGCGCGCGGCTATGCCGTCTGCTGGAATGACGACCGGACCGCGATCGTGCGCCGCGCTCGCGACGTCCGCGCCGGCGAGACCGTCCGCGTCACGCTGCACGAAGGAGAATTGCGCTGCGGTGTGCGGGAAATCAGCGAGGGTGCGCAACATGGATGA
- a CDS encoding DNA-directed RNA polymerase subunit omega, protein MAKEAVSVDEAAKLPEDEAVALEQPAADDTAASDAAAAGTGAAEDNPELAAEAEPGETAPIESRFLYVDVAAQRAKQLRRGAVPRLADVPAPDLDNPHSAGQRLKLERVAMREVDAGKIVYEVPTDDDTAKAD, encoded by the coding sequence ATGGCGAAGGAGGCGGTATCCGTGGACGAGGCGGCGAAACTGCCGGAGGATGAGGCGGTCGCCCTGGAGCAACCGGCGGCGGACGACACAGCGGCGTCCGACGCGGCAGCGGCCGGGACCGGGGCGGCGGAGGACAACCCGGAGCTGGCGGCGGAGGCGGAGCCTGGCGAGACCGCCCCGATCGAGAGCCGGTTCCTCTACGTGGATGTCGCCGCGCAGCGGGCGAAGCAGTTGCGGCGAGGCGCGGTGCCGAGGCTGGCTGACGTGCCGGCGCCCGATCTCGACAACCCGCATTCGGCCGGGCAGCGGCTGAAACTCGAGCGGGTCGCCATGCGCGAAGTGGACGCGGGGAAGATCGTTTATGAAGTGCCGACGGACGACGACACCGCGAAGGCGGACTGA